ctgcagcattgaagttccacaagagcacagtggcctccatcattcttgaatggaagaagtttggaaccaccaagactcttcctagagctggctgcccagacaaattgagcaatcgggggagaagggccttggtcagggaggtgaccaagaacccgatggtcactctgatagagttcctctgtggagatgggagaaccttccagaacaaccatctctgcagaactccaccaatcagtcctttatgcTAGAATGGCtagacggaagcaactcctcagtataaggctcatgacagcctgcttggagtttgccaaaaggcacctaaatgactctcacaccatgagaaacaaaattgtctggtctgatgaaaccaagattgaactctttggcctgaatgccaagcgtcacgtctggaggaaacctggcaccatccctacgatgaagcatggtggtggcaacatactgtggggatgtttttcaacggcagggactacgagactagtcaggatcgaggcaaagatgaacggagcaaagtacagagagatccttgatgaaaacctgctccagagcgctcagactgcggcaaaggttcaccttccaacaggacaaccaccctaagtacacagccaagacaacgcaggagtagcttcaggacaagtttctgaatgttcttgagtggcccagccaaagcccggacttgaacccgatcgaacatctctggagaaacatgAAAAGAGCTggtcagcgacgctccccatccaacctgacagagtttgagaggatctgcagagaagaatgggagaaactcccctcatacaggtgtgccaagcttgtagcgtcatacccaagaagactctgggctctaattgctgccaaaggtgcttcaacaactgagtaaagggtctgaatacttatgtaaatgtgatgtttcagtttttttttataaatttgcaaacatttctgaaaacctgtttttgctttgtcattgtggggtattgtgtgtagattgatgaggaaaaaggctttaacttaacaaaatgtggaaaaagtcaagatgtctgaatactttcccgaatgcaatGTATAGTGAACTATGCCTTGACTGGTAGTGTTCTCCCCTGTAGGAATGGTCTGGGCCCACCCAAGGATGGGGAGCCTCAGTATGTGGTGGTCCACTGCACTGGATACATCAAGTCCTGGCCCCCcacaggtaactaactaactaacctatGGCTTAGCTCtcatatcaaattttattggtcacatacacatggttagcagatgttaatgcgagtgtagcgaaatgcttgtgcttctagttccgacagtgcagtaaaatctaacaagtaatctaacaattccccaacaactacctaataaacacaaatctaaaggggtgaatgagaatatgtacatgtaattatatggatgagcgatgtccGAGCggtataggcaaggtgcaatagatggtataaaatacagtatatacatatgaaatgagtaatgtaagatatgtaaacattattgaagtgacattatttaaagtggcattgtttaaagtgacatgtgatccatttattaaagtgtccagtgattgggtctcaatgtaggcagcagcctctctgagttagtgatggctgattagcagtctgatggccttgagacagaagatgtttttctgtctcttggtcccagctttgatgcacctgtactgacctcgccttctggatgatagcggtgtgaacaggcagttgctcgggtggttgttgtccttgatgatctttttggcattcctgtgacatcgggtgctgtaggtgtcatggagggcaggtagtttgcccccggtgatgcgttgtgcagaccgcaccactctctggagagccttacggttgagggcggtgcagttgccgtacaaggctttgatacagcccgacaggatgctctcgattgtgcatctgtaaaagtgtttcagggttttgggtgacaagccaagtttcttcagcctcctgaggttgaagaggcgctgctgcgccttcttcaccacgctgtctgtgtgggtggaccatttcagtttgtctgtgatgtgtacgccgaggaacttaaaactttccaccttctccactactgtcccttcgatgtggatagggttgtgctccctctgctgtttcctgaagtccacgatcacctccttttgttttgttgacgttgagtgtgaggttattttcctcacctcctccctgtaggccgtctcgtcgttgttggtaatcaagcccactactgttgtgtcatctgcaaactcaatgattgagttggaggtgtgcatggccacgcagtcgtgggtgaagagggagtacagcagggggatgagcacgcacccttgtggggccccagtgttgagggtcagcgaagtgtgagcttagagggtactatggtgttgaatgctgagctgtagtcaatgaacagcattcttacaaaggtattcctcttggggcagtgtgcagtgtgatggcgattgcatcgtctgtggacctgttggggcggtatgcaaactgaagtgggtctagggtggccggtaagttggaggtgatatgatccttgactagtctctcaaagcacttcatgatgacagaagtgagtgctacggggcggtagtcatttagttcagttctttgccttcttgggtacaggaacaatggtggccatcttgaagcgggactgggatagggagcgattgaataggtccgtaaacacaccagctagctggtctgcacatgctctgaggacgcggctagggatgccgtctgggtcaGCAGCCTTTCAAGAGTTAACACGTTTAAaagttttactcacgtcggccgcGACGGTGGCACGGTATTAtcttcaaagcgggcaaagaaggtgtttagtttgtctggaagcaagatgtcggtgtccgtgacgtggctggttttctttttgtagtccgtggtttcctgtagaccctgccacatacgtctggtgtctgagccgttgaattgggactccactttgtccctgtaccggcataTATCCAATGTATACACTACTGCTGCATACTGagtcgtatgtgtgtgtgtttgcatgcgcgCATTTCAGGGGTGAATCTAACAGATGAAGAAGCAGACAATATTCAGGGGAGTCGCTACTGTCTAGTCGCCATCGGTAGACTTCAGGTAAGATGGGACAACTTAATGTCCAATGTTTGGATGGGCTCATGGAACCACCATCTTGCAGACACTTGTTTTCCCCTTGTTGTCTAGGTGACCTCTTGCCCGAGCGACACAGACATAAACAGCATCAGCGTTCCGGTGGAGTTCATCTCTCGTCACAACTGCCAGGGCCTCTTTACCTTCGTAGACCACCGCTGCATGGCCACAGTGGGCTACCAGCCTCAGGTAGGCCTCACTCACAGCCTGGGGCTAGAGTAGGACAAACACCCAGCATCGCATTTCATAGTGTATCAGAATACAGTATGTGTTTAAACTGTGTATCAGGATACAGAATGTGTTTTAAACTGTGTGTCAGAATACAGAATGTGTTTTAAACTGTGTATCAGAATACAGAATGTGTTAAACTGTGTGTCAGAATACAGAATGTGTTTTAAACTGTGTATCAGAATACAGAATGTGTTTAAACTGTGTATCAGAATACAGAATGTGTTTAAACTGTGTATCAGAATACAGAATGTGTTTAAACTGTGTATCAGAATACAGAATGTGTTTAAACTGTGTGTCAGAATACAGAATGTGTTTTAAACTGTGTATCAGAATACAGAATGTGTTTAAACTGTGTGTCAGAATACAGAATGTGTTTTAAACTGTGTATCAGAATACAGAATGTGTTTAAACTGTGTATCAGAATACAGAATGTATTTAAACTGTGTATCAGAATACAGAATGTGTTTAAACTGTGTATCAGAATACAgaatgtgttttaaactgtatatCAGAATACAGAATGTGTTTAAACTGTGTATCAGAATACAgaatgtgttttaaactgtatatCAGAATACAGAATGTGTTTAAACTGTGTGACAGCTGTCAGCTTGATCTaactttttctgtgtgtgtgtgtgtgtgtgtgtgtgtgtgtgtgtgtgtgtgtgtgtgtgtgtttccccagGAACTGCTGGGTAAGAACGTCTTGGAGCTGGCCCACCCTGAGGACCAGGGTCTGCTGAGAGACAGCTTCCAGCAGGTGGTCAAGCTGAAGGGTCAGGTGCTGTCCGTCATGTTCCGCTTCCTGTCCAAGACCAGAGACTGGCTCTGGATCAGGACCAGCTCCTTCACCTTCCAGAACCCCTTCTCTGAGGAGATAGAGTACATCATCTGTACCAATGCCAACGTCAAGTACGTgctgtatacacacacagacacacatcatcTGCACCAACGCCaagtaggtacacacacacacacgtacacacacatctacaccaACTCAAACTTCaagtaccaacacacacacacacacacacacacacacacacacacacacacacatatattatcTGCACCAACACAAGTCACCTGAGTGTGAGACTCCTACAACACATAGACACCACAACTCTATTCCACCTCAACGTCTGAACATCTCCACTCTGTCTAACCAATCTGTTGAGCCACCTTAGGAAATGTGATGCCATCTCTTCTAGGATGTGTGTTTTACAGTATGTTCACCTCCCCTCCatatctttctctcccttcctttcctccTCACCCCTTGTTTTTGTTGTGGGCCAGTAGAACCTCGACTCAGGACACCCTCACCCCCCTCTCGTCCTCGGGGGTGTCTTTGCCCCCCTCGCTGGGGGAGAGCAGTCCTAACTTCCCCCCTGTGTCCCACAGCCCAGGCCAGGTGGCTGCCAGGTGAGACATGGGTCAGCTGGGGCTGCTGCTGCTTCACTGGAGACTAcaactctttttctctctcgtttccctttattttcttgttctctctggtctggtccagAGTTCACCCCTTGGTAAGGGCTGTGGATTGTTACTTGACTTGACCGGGCCTTTCTGTTTTTGGGTgatttctccccctccctctccctcctcaacaGCAGTAAGATATCCATCGTGACCAAGGTGTTGGTAAcgatccccctctcctctcctcttttcttgtTGGTTACCATGGTGACTGGTGGTGGGGCAAGTGCTGTTGGTCGGCAGGTGTTTTGGTTTCCCGAGCAACGGTGGAGGGCCTTGACGAAAATTATATTTCTGTTGTCACTGCTAACactctttttttctccctctaccactctctactactccctctcttttctccctctcttttgtctctctccctttccccccttTCCAGGCagttgcagcagcagcaagcagagttggggggaggagggagagatggtctgtacgAGGCAGGACAGGTTACACTTCCACAGGTAAGACTAGCACTGACTAAAACACACACCTAACTGGGGCCTTTACCCCACAACATGCCCTGCATCCAGCGGCGCTGCACTGCAGCTTGATCCTGTGCTTATCTCAACTGTATGTGTGATGTGTGCTGTCTTGGGGGCGAGACCGTTCTATTGTTCGCTGTAACatggacaataaagttgtattgttGTACCTACCTCCAAGCCTTTAGTGAGTATTGACCGCTGGTTGACTGTTGTCCATGTCAGATGCCTGTCCAGGCCGTGACCGCAGCTGGAACTGACCACAGTAAGACCATGGACAAGGCAGAGATGCACCCCTCCATGTACCCCAACCCAGACCAGGCCAAGTTCCTGCCCTCCACCTCTGCCCCCGGAGTACCCATCTACCCTCAGGACAACAACAACTACACCACTGCCAACCGCTCCAACGACACATACAGCAGGTATGTTGTTTTAAACTGATCTAAGGGCAATGTATACTTTATAAGCGATTCTAATTTCCTGTTATGAACTAATTCCAGGTCAGTAGGGATGGCCCCTCAGATGGTGCAGCCATCCCACTCCGCAGGCCAGATGCTGGCTCAGATGTCCCGTCAGAACGGGGCACCCCCCTCCAACAGCAGCCCCCTACAAGGAGGGGCAGCGGTGGGCTGGCCGGGGCCAGTAGCGGGGGCTAGACCCCCCTTCAACAACCAGGTGAGACAGCTGGCAGCTGCAGGTAGAAGCTGTCCAAACAGCCTGAAGTTTAGATCCACTGTTGTTGTCCAAAGTgctacagatgtagaatcttaatttaagactgttttctacagcaggaaaataatcctgcagcaacaggaaatatgaattattttgtggattataatttttttgtgtaAATTACAAATGTCAGAagcttttttaaacctcaaatacaataTAAGTTTAAAATTGGCTGCATTGCAGGACAgatatcctgcaacagggtgatcaaatttaaatcctacatctgtagctggTGTGACGGGGATGAGTGCTCTGAGGTTCTTGCATCTCTGTATCTTAGTGTTGTAAAGGACCTCATCTTTTATCCCCTGTGTAATCTCTGTTTTGAGTATCACACCCAGACAGTTTCAACAGTAAATGCATAACAGAAACCTTGTACGTGAATAAAGTgtgaataaaaacatggtgttttTCACCACCCGCCCAGCAGGTGGTGCCCCAGGCAGGGAAGGCCCTGTCTCCCCAGTTTGCCATGGGTAGTTTTGTGGGGGGCTCTTCCTCCTCATTTGGGGTGATGCCCACCACTGCCGCTCCGACCCCCACCACGGGGGCTAACTACCCAAATATCAACCCCCGCGCCAGCCTCAATACCAACGGATATGGTACGCGAccctgagagagagtgtgtgtgtgtgtgtgtgtgtgtgtgtgtgtgtgtgtgtgtgtgtgtgtgtgtgtgtgtgtgtgtgtgtgtgtgtgtgtgtgtgtgtgtgtgtgtgtgtgtgtgtcaacaactacagtacagtgtttttatgtgtttgtgtatgctgGTGTAGTTAGATACTGACTCGCCCATTGTCCTATCTCTGATAGATGGCTTGGGGTCGGGGCAGCAGTTCCCCTCCAGGGCAGCGGAGGCAGTGTGGCCCCAGTGGCAGGGCCAGCAGcaagctcagaacagggcagagcagcaCCCCCACGTACAGAACAACCAGCCTGACATCTTCCCTgtaagtctctctccctctacctataTCAATCTGCCTTTCTCTTCcccatgtctccatctctctttgtctttctccttCTGACTGTACCTTTTGTTATGTGTTGTCATGTTGCTTTGAAGTtaaatctctcgctctctctctcgctctctctctctaggatgttCTCGCCATGCTGGATCAGCCGGCCAACTTCAACAACGATGACTTTGAGATTCCCATCTACCCCTCTTTCAACGAGTGACCCCCCATACACTCTTCcacttacctctctgtctctcaaatgTTTCCTTCTCTCTCATTTGGTGCACTTTTGCTCTCTTTCTTCGCCTTTCGTGATCCAAAGAGAGCATGTCTAATTATCGGTCAGATGATTGCACTGCCAGGATGGAGAGGGCGAGTTAATCAGGGAAAAGAAAGAGTGAAATCAAGTATAGGTATGCAAATGCAGGTTCGATAAACATGTAAAAGGCCAGaggaagaaagggggagagagagaagagattcaGGGTTCAACGATAGTTGGGCAAAATGACACATCTGTAGCTAGCACTGCCCAAGCTCCACAGCCAGTGGATTTGTTGTAGAGATGGAACACACAATCCCACCTGAGCATGCACAAGGCCCTGAGGCAGGCACTGCTTCACCAGTAACACACAAACATGGCCTTTCACTAACAGAGTCAGCTGTGTGTTTAGATCTGCTGCTCCACTGGTCTGTACATCATATGGATAGATCAGTACAATCATTCACTTGAAGTCTCAGGCAATCCAGGTGATCTACTGCTTTGGGGGAATATGTGGGAATATATATATGGGAATATTCTGATCTGAAGCCTGTGAATATCCTCTATCTGCTCCCCTCGCTGTTTTAGCTTAGCGACCCTTAGCATGTTCAAAAGGACACTGTCCTCACGCAGGCTTTTTAAACTTTGGGCAGATTTATACGAACACTGTACAAACACTTTTATATTTGTACACAGTGTACATTGACGATGTCACCTATGAATGGGGTTATGGTGGTTTCAGgtggaaaagagggagagagagagagatgtctatgACTAGTAAAGGGAAGAGGGGATATGAAACTAGAACCTGATGTATTCCTACATATACCCAGTATATAAGTCAAGTGTTTATATGCAGTTATATGTCTACTGGAGGTGTTTGTATAACTTTATTGATCTCAACCTGAATGCACAGCAATCCCAGGGTCCCTTTCTCACTCGTTTGTATTCTTTCCTCTGTTGCCCAGGGTTACCCAGCACACTCTTCCTCTCGCGCTCTTCCTCAATCACCCTCCCAAGTGTTTACACTAGGAAAAGGAAAAGGAAAAAAGACATTGGAAAGCAATAATTTACGAGCAGGAATTATGTTATTTTTTAAAGCCATTCTTTATTGTGGTCCTACATGtttttatcttgattattgttctTGAATATGGAAATACACAGGAAATAGTaatgatttgattgattgaaatttTCCCCAactgatgtttttattttctggcCTTTTGATTGGCTCTTCCTGTTTTGTAGCCCTCTCCATTGCTATTTCGTGATAGGTTGTTTTTGATGTATATTGATCAGGGCATCTTGTTCAGGACAGAAAGGTCTCGTTTAGAACTGACAAGATTCCTCATTCAACATGACACAGAATCATGCCGTGATGTTTGGCCTAAATTCAAGTCATCCTAATCATGTTCCAAACACATCACCCAATAATCAATTAAGCAGTAGATGTTGATTGTGAGTTTGGCAATTAATaaagtttttttttgttgcagtagATTCAATCAAAGTTCATCCTTATCGAGAGAGTTTGGCATTCATAAATCTGATCTAAATCAAACACAACATTTGTTTTCTGAAATCGATTGTGATGTTTCGTAAGTCACTATAACACTCTTATACAGGGAATTAAGAATTCTGATCGGCCAACAGAGGGCTGTGAATTTTAAGGTTCTGAAATACAAAAATTGTTATTGTGTAGGCCTTTCATTTTAAGTCCGATGATGTATACATGTCTGTGAGCGTAATTCACAGACATGCCGAAACATGTGAATTGTATGTAAACCCATCATGTGTCAATAGTCACACGATGAAAATGGCAGTTTGATGACTGTGTTGTCTTGTTATTGTTTTAAACCACTTTGGTTGTTCCCTGTCCAGGTTTTTACAATGATGTGAGCTGCAGTTTATATAgcgcacacagacacaaatataGGAATATATGTATATG
The sequence above is drawn from the Salmo salar chromosome ssa05, Ssal_v3.1, whole genome shotgun sequence genome and encodes:
- the LOC106609329 gene encoding aryl hydrocarbon receptor nuclear translocator isoform X1; the protein is MLFNPDMDSSNPDIPDDSLGLGAGGAQASSSAVVPKGSNKRRAAPDFDDDDDDDDGSKLFRCDDDGGGGDKERFARENHSEIERRRRNKMTAYITELSDMVPTCSALARKPDKLTILRMAVSHMKSLRGSGNTAADGTYKPSFLTDQELKHLILEAADGFLFVVSCESGRVVYVSDSLTPVLNQSQSDWLGSSLYDQLHPDDGDKLREQLSTAENNNTGRMLDLKTGTVKKEGQQSSVRMCMGARRSFICRMRCGSCPVEPMSMNRLNFLRSRNRNGLGPPKDGEPQYVVVHCTGYIKSWPPTGVNLTDEEADNIQGSRYCLVAIGRLQVTSCPSDTDINSISVPVEFISRHNCQGLFTFVDHRCMATVGYQPQELLGKNVLELAHPEDQGLLRDSFQQVVKLKGQVLSVMFRFLSKTRDWLWIRTSSFTFQNPFSEEIEYIICTNANVKTSTQDTLTPLSSSGVSLPPSLGESSPNFPPVSHSPGQVAARQLQQQQAELGGGGRDGLYEAGQVTLPQMPVQAVTAAGTDHSKTMDKAEMHPSMYPNPDQAKFLPSTSAPGVPIYPQDNNNYTTANRSNDTYSRSVGMAPQMVQPSHSAGQMLAQMSRQNGAPPSNSSPLQGGAAVGWPGPVAGARPPFNNQQVVPQAGKALSPQFAMGSFVGGSSSSFGVMPTTAAPTPTTGANYPNINPRASLNTNGYDGLGSGQQFPSRAAEAVWPQWQGQQQAQNRAEQHPHVQNNQPDIFPDVLAMLDQPANFNNDDFEIPIYPSFNE
- the LOC106609329 gene encoding aryl hydrocarbon receptor nuclear translocator isoform X4 yields the protein MLFNPDMDSSNPDIPDDSLGLGAGGAQASSSAVVPKGSNKRRAAPDFDDDDDDDDGSKLFRCDDDGGGGDKERFARENHSEIERRRRNKMTAYITELSDMVPTCSALARKPDKLTILRMAVSHMKSLRGSGNTAADGTYKPSFLTDQELKHLILEAADGFLFVVSCESGRVVYVSDSLTPVLNQSQSDWLGSSLYDQLHPDDGDKLREQLSTAENNNTGRMLDLKTGTVKKEGQQSSVRMCMGARRSFICRMRCGSCPVEPMSMNRLNFLRSRNRNGLGPPKDGEPQYVVVHCTGYIKSWPPTGVNLTDEEADNIQGSRYCLVAIGRLQVTSCPSDTDINSISVPVEFISRHNCQGLFTFVDHRCMATVGYQPQELLGKNVLELAHPEDQGLLRDSFQQVVKLKGQVLSVMFRFLSKTRDWLWIRTSSFTFQNPFSEEIEYIICTNANVKQLQQQQAELGGGGRDGLYEAGQVTLPQMPVQAVTAAGTDHSKTMDKAEMHPSMYPNPDQAKFLPSTSAPGVPIYPQDNNNYTTANRSNDTYSRSVGMAPQMVQPSHSAGQMLAQMSRQNGAPPSNSSPLQGGAAVGWPGPVAGARPPFNNQQVVPQAGKALSPQFAMGSFVGGSSSSFGVMPTTAAPTPTTGANYPNINPRASLNTNGYDGLGSGQQFPSRAAEAVWPQWQGQQQAQNRAEQHPHVQNNQPDIFPDVLAMLDQPANFNNDDFEIPIYPSFNE
- the LOC106609329 gene encoding aryl hydrocarbon receptor nuclear translocator isoform X2, whose protein sequence is MLFNPDMDSSNPDIPDDSLGLGAGGAQASSSAVVPKGSNKRRAAPDFDDDDDDDDGSKLFRCDDDGGGGDKERFARENHSEIERRRRNKMTAYITELSDMVPTCSALARKPDKLTILRMAVSHMKSLRGSGNTAADGTYKPSFLTDQELKHLILEAADGFLFVVSCESGRVVYVSDSLTPVLNQSQSDWLGSSLYDQLHPDDGDKLREQLSTAENNNTGRMLDLKTGTVKKEGQQSSVRMCMGARRSFICRMRCGSCPVEPMSMNRLNFLRSRNRNGLGPPKDGEPQYVVVHCTGYIKSWPPTGVNLTDEEADNIQGSRYCLVAIGRLQVTSCPSDTDINSISVPVEFISRHNCQGLFTFVDHRCMATVGYQPQELLGKNVLELAHPEDQGLLRDSFQQVVKLKGQVLSVMFRFLSKTRDWLWIRTSSFTFQNPFSEEIEYIICTNANVKTSTQDTLTPLSSSGVSLPPSLGESSPNFPPVSHSPGQVAARQLQQQQAELGGGGRDGLYEAGQVTLPQMPVQAVTAAGTDHSKTMDKAEMHPSMYPNPDQAKFLPSTSAPGVPIYPQDNNNYTTANRSNDTYSRSVGMAPQMVQPSHSAGQMLAQMSRQNGAPPSNSSPLQGGAAVGWPGPVAGARPPFNNQVVPQAGKALSPQFAMGSFVGGSSSSFGVMPTTAAPTPTTGANYPNINPRASLNTNGYDGLGSGQQFPSRAAEAVWPQWQGQQQAQNRAEQHPHVQNNQPDIFPDVLAMLDQPANFNNDDFEIPIYPSFNE
- the LOC106609329 gene encoding aryl hydrocarbon receptor nuclear translocator isoform X3 → MTLWVWEPVGPRQVAVLLCQKGPIRGELRQTSMMMMMMMMEASSSDLLLSLTRCDDDGGGGDKERFARENHSEIERRRRNKMTAYITELSDMVPTCSALARKPDKLTILRMAVSHMKSLRGSGNTAADGTYKPSFLTDQELKHLILEAADGFLFVVSCESGRVVYVSDSLTPVLNQSQSDWLGSSLYDQLHPDDGDKLREQLSTAENNNTGRMLDLKTGTVKKEGQQSSVRMCMGARRSFICRMRCGSCPVEPMSMNRLNFLRSRNRNGLGPPKDGEPQYVVVHCTGYIKSWPPTGVNLTDEEADNIQGSRYCLVAIGRLQVTSCPSDTDINSISVPVEFISRHNCQGLFTFVDHRCMATVGYQPQELLGKNVLELAHPEDQGLLRDSFQQVVKLKGQVLSVMFRFLSKTRDWLWIRTSSFTFQNPFSEEIEYIICTNANVKTSTQDTLTPLSSSGVSLPPSLGESSPNFPPVSHSPGQVAARQLQQQQAELGGGGRDGLYEAGQVTLPQMPVQAVTAAGTDHSKTMDKAEMHPSMYPNPDQAKFLPSTSAPGVPIYPQDNNNYTTANRSNDTYSRSVGMAPQMVQPSHSAGQMLAQMSRQNGAPPSNSSPLQGGAAVGWPGPVAGARPPFNNQQVVPQAGKALSPQFAMGSFVGGSSSSFGVMPTTAAPTPTTGANYPNINPRASLNTNGYDGLGSGQQFPSRAAEAVWPQWQGQQQAQNRAEQHPHVQNNQPDIFPDVLAMLDQPANFNNDDFEIPIYPSFNE